The genomic region taattcataagagtattctatgatacattggcttaacattgcatgctggatttgaatcacaatttaaccaatttaacttcactgtacctttaagtatcttataaagtgtatttagaatgatacttacagctgtgcctgggaaggacaatctgacacccaggacaatgaaggtttaaacagggggaagggatgggattggctcggggagggatgggaatggcttggggagtggtgagctgctgctccagggtaggccgtacagctggggagtggggagtttgggtctgggcagctgtacgggccagaatacggggagagcggcgaaggggggtgtatgggcgttttttgggagggacaggatatgaaatatgggaagggctggcagtggtcggggcatggtcatgggtttggtgatgggaagggctctgggtgtgtgcagaggtgtggccatggtcaggggtgtgtgcacggggaggggtctgtgactgggcaggggcggaatccagatgaccagaagtggtggatccatctgaaaatgtaaaataaatatattaacatctcatacatcctgacatcaaatcaacgcatttaaaattgattatgttttcaatatacctcgaagtgtgtttgaatctgtaaactattctgaaatgaggatatggtatctatataggcactcagatgaatctcaatgactgtctgtacaatgtgaaacttattattgtgttttggcatggaatatgcatgtgacataatgatggcatgaattatatattcttaaaaaaatatatacaagcagattttcatgctgcctgatatagaaagggggcagtagtgtatttgaacagacaaataatattcctttttaaagggaaaaagctgtagactttgaatgtcttcaataaaatgatttcaaaaaaagaaacatgttggaaacatgatagatatatttcacataccatcagactccaaggcagcctcttcctcctccatcccacatgtgacatcaatctctgtaaaacataacatgttgtgtacaccttaagatcagatattataacatatgttactgttgctcaaatacgcacatcaatgttgcattaaagatatacacacacaaagttatgatttacatcattttgatggagcatacaaatgacaatagatttgttattgtcaataaatcagaatcttaatgtattgtttgtcttaatgttaaattcataaaagcatagtacatagaacatttaagatttctcatgtgtgtatcacttgatgactgttgttaaaaaaattaaaaaatgaaaaaaacatatgttagacatcttatgaataacaaatgtgtagaataataaagtagaaattattaatcgctcaatataaaaaataaatatataatcagaagataaattctatgattttttataatgttatgcttcatcggaatcatgatcataatattgattagcaatacaccttcaattacatataaatgagtcaatggacttaccaggagcccgcaaaggcggctctatgtcactgctggattcctgtgggctccccacaccaactctctctatgaatgatatagatatatattattaaacacattttggatatcactaaatcacatctgtctagaattttaacattaatcaactttaaaatgtgaataatagagcagtcattacaccagaaaatgcttgattgaatcaaggggattctgtaaacatatctgtattcaacatatgtttaatgtcagactacattagacatcaaattcatctcagatgctgctattgcatatctaaatatacccaatgatcaatgttcttaaccctttaagga from Bombina bombina isolate aBomBom1 chromosome 2, aBomBom1.pri, whole genome shotgun sequence harbors:
- the LOC128647996 gene encoding uncharacterized protein LOC128647996 — protein: MEEEEAALESDDGSTTSGHLDSAPAQSQTPPRAHTPDHGHTSAHTQSPSHHQTHDHAPTTASPSHISYPVPPKKRPYTPLRRSPRILARTAAQTQTPHSPAVRPTLEQQLTTPQAIPIPPRANPIPSPCLNLHCPGCQIVLPRHSCKYHSKYTL